Proteins encoded in a region of the Simkaniaceae bacterium genome:
- a CDS encoding cysteine hydrolase — protein MIYPIIIDKIPKESLLMIRSLLLLVNFINDYVHEQGKYNLCLKHIQSNDVINKVNEAILFSRRHSIPIVHVVTSFHSNYIDLPTHSPLFKQIKEHDALKLDTWGCQIHEDVFIDPSDTILHKHRISCFYGTELEQIIMTQQINTLLIGGISTPDEVEMAAREAHDRDLYSIILSDLCAAKEDARHLLALEMMSRYTKIKTLEKLIQRTS, from the coding sequence ATGATATATCCCATTATTATAGACAAGATTCCAAAAGAGAGCCTCCTCATGATTCGATCTCTTCTTTTATTAGTGAATTTCATTAATGACTATGTTCATGAACAGGGCAAGTATAATCTCTGCTTAAAACATATTCAATCCAATGATGTGATAAACAAAGTGAATGAAGCGATCCTCTTTTCAAGACGCCATTCGATTCCCATCGTCCATGTCGTCACTTCTTTCCATAGCAATTATATTGATTTGCCAACCCACTCCCCTCTCTTCAAACAAATTAAAGAACATGATGCCCTTAAACTCGATACTTGGGGCTGTCAAATCCATGAAGATGTTTTTATCGATCCTTCCGATACCATCTTACACAAACATCGCATCAGCTGCTTTTATGGAACGGAACTTGAACAAATTATCATGACCCAGCAAATTAATACCCTACTCATTGGAGGGATTTCAACGCCGGATGAAGTGGAAATGGCTGCAAGAGAAGCGCATGATCGCGATCTCTACTCAATTATCTTAAGCGATTTATGTGCAGCAAAAGAAGATGCGCGTCATCTCCTAGCCCTAGAGATGATGAGCCGCTATACTAAAATCAAAACCCTCGAAAAACTGATTCAGCGAACATCTTAA
- a CDS encoding acyloxyacyl hydrolase yields the protein MIFFKYLFVLLLAILPHVCHARALDNTGMVPLLSFGGGIFNAFKTPKSGEFQIQYTTALSIAMARPFIGAFTSTRANFYLYAGIGWDLHFSKRLVITPSFAPGVYFQGHDKDLGYPLEFRTCLDIAYKFDNKARLGMQFYHLSNASISQKNPGTECLIFFYSIPINNGI from the coding sequence ATGATTTTTTTTAAATATCTTTTCGTTCTACTTCTTGCAATCCTCCCCCACGTTTGCCATGCAAGAGCCCTTGATAATACGGGAATGGTTCCTCTGCTCTCTTTTGGAGGAGGGATTTTTAACGCTTTCAAAACACCGAAAAGCGGTGAATTTCAAATACAATACACGACAGCCCTATCTATTGCAATGGCGCGCCCCTTTATTGGTGCTTTCACATCAACACGAGCTAACTTTTATCTCTATGCGGGAATCGGTTGGGATCTGCATTTTTCTAAGCGACTTGTTATCACACCCAGCTTCGCTCCCGGAGTCTATTTCCAAGGGCATGATAAGGACCTCGGTTATCCACTTGAGTTCCGCACCTGTTTAGATATCGCCTATAAATTTGATAATAAAGCCCGTCTTGGCATGCAATTTTATCACTTATCTAATGCGAGTATTTCTCAAAAAAATCCCGGAACGGAATGCCTCATCTTTTTCTACTCAATTCCCATTAATAATGGGATATGA